One stretch of Zootoca vivipara chromosome 8, rZooViv1.1, whole genome shotgun sequence DNA includes these proteins:
- the LOC118090532 gene encoding tubulin beta-2 chain: MREIVHIQAGQCGNQIGAKFWEVISDEHGIDPTGSYHGDSDLQLERINVYYNEATGNKYVPRAILVDLEPGTMDSVRSGPFGQIFRPDNFVFGQSGAGNNWAKGHYTEGAELVDSVLDVVRKESESCDCLQGFQLTHSLGGGTGSGMGTLLISKIREEYPDRIMNTFSVMPSPKVSDTVVEPYNATLSVHQLVENTDETYCIDNEALYDICFRTLKLTTPTYGDLNHLVSATMSGVTTCLRFPGQLNADLRKLAVNMVPFPRLHFFMPGFAPLTSRGSQQYRALTVPELTQQMFDSKNMMAACDPRHGRYLTVAAIFRGRMSMKEVDEQMLNVQNKNSSYFVEWIPNNVKTAVCDIPPRGLKMSATFIGNSTAIQELFKRISEQFTAMFRRKAFLHWYTGEGMDEMEFTEAESNMNDLVSEYQQYQDATADEQGEFEEEGEEDEA; this comes from the exons ATGCGTGAGATCGTGCACATCCAGGCCGGCCAGTGTGGCAACCAGATAGGGGCGAAG TTCTGGGAAGTCATCAGCGACGAGCACGGAATTGACCCCACCGGCAGCTACCACGGAGACAGTGACCTACAGCTAGAGAGGATCAACGTCTACTACAATGAAGCAACTG gTAACAAGTACGTGCCCCGTGCCATCCTTGTGGACTTGGAGCCTGGCACAATGGACTCTGTCAGGTCTGGACCTTTTGGGCAGATCTTTAGACCCGACAACTTTGTCTTTG GCCAGAGTGGTGCTGGGAATAACTGGGCCAAGGGCCACTACACGGAGGGAGCTGAGCTGGTGGACTCTGTGCTGGATGTGGTAAGGAAGGAATCGGAGAGCTGTGACTGCTTGCAGGGCTTCCAGTTGACCCATTCCCTGGGCGGTGGCACGGGCTCTGGGATGGGGACACTCCTCATCAGCAAGATCCGGGAGGAGTATCCCGACCGGATAATGAACACGTTCAGCGTGATGCCATCCCCTAAGGTGTCGGACACAGTGGTGGAGCCCTACAATGCCACACTGTCCGTCCACCAGCTGGTGGAGAACACAGATGAAACCTACTGTATTGACAATGAGGCCTTGTACGATATCTGCTTCCGCACACTCAAACTCACAACTCCGACGTACGGGGACCTCAACCATTTGGTGTCAGCCACCATGAGCGGCGTCACCACCTGCCTTCGCTTCCCTGGCCAACTGAATGCCGACCTCCGCAAGCTGGCGGTCAACATGGTGCCATTCCCTCGCCTGCACTTCTTCATGCCGGGCTTTGCTCCTCTCACGAGCCGCGGAAGCCAGCAATACCGAGCCCTGACAGTGCCAGAACTGACCCAGCAGATGTTTGATTCTAAGAACATGATGGCGGCCTGCGACCCGCGCCACGGGCGCTACCTGACAGTGGCGGCCATTTTCCGGGGCAGAATGTCCATGAAGGAAGTGGACGAGCAGATGCTCAACGTCCAGAACAAGAACTCCTCCTACTTCGTGGAGTGGATCCCCAACAACGTCAAGACGGCCGTGTGCGACATCCCTCCGCGAGGCCTCAAGATGTCCGCCACCTTCATTGGCAACAGCACGGCCATCCAGGAGCTCTTCAAGAGGATCTCTGAGCAGTTCACAGCCATGTTCCGCCGCAAGGCCTTCCTGCACTGGTACACCGGAGAGGGCATGGATGAGATGGAGTTCACCGAGGCCGAGAGCAACATGAATGACCTGGTCTCCGAATACCAGCAATACCAAGACGCCACAGCGGATGAGCAGGGAGAGTTTGAAGAGGAAGGCGAGGAGGACGAGGCTTAG